A single Pedobacter sp. PACM 27299 DNA region contains:
- a CDS encoding lipocalin family protein has protein sequence MDNVPVEKVDIMSYAGKWYSLYSIPTFIDKHWRQTVETYVIHPDGYYAVFTGYKVLGEDKQKYFRSKLFVVRGSRNTRFKAEFIWPVKVDYWVIELAEDYSYVVVGHPKFKYLFIMARKPNIPEELLVEIIDRCQKKGYDTSKLVSQEHKSSGPIPAVHSM, from the coding sequence ATGGATAATGTACCTGTAGAAAAAGTTGATATCATGTCGTATGCAGGGAAGTGGTACTCTTTATATTCGATTCCCACTTTCATTGATAAACATTGGCGCCAGACTGTGGAAACCTACGTGATCCATCCAGATGGCTATTATGCTGTTTTTACGGGTTATAAAGTGCTGGGTGAGGACAAACAAAAGTATTTCAGATCCAAGCTTTTTGTGGTTCGCGGAAGTAGAAATACTCGCTTTAAAGCCGAATTTATCTGGCCGGTAAAAGTGGATTACTGGGTCATCGAACTTGCTGAGGATTACTCTTATGTGGTAGTCGGGCATCCTAAATTCAAATACCTTTTTATTATGGCGAGAAAGCCTAATATTCCTGAAGAATTGCTTGTGGAAATTATAGACCGCTGTCAGAAAAAGGGTTACGATACGAGTAAACTGGTTTCTCAGGAACACAAATCTTCCGGGCCAATTCCGGCAGTCCATTCTATGTAA
- the dnaE gene encoding DNA polymerase III subunit alpha has protein sequence MYLIFDTETTGLPRNWNAPITDMDNWPRCIQIAWQLHDELGNLIEHQDYLVKPEGFNIPYDAERIHGISTELAEEQGISLAEVLEKFNIALSKSKFVVGQNIGFDVNIMGCEFHRLGIESPMSTMPVLDTCTEVTAELLKIPGGRGGKFKLPTLTELHQYLFGTPFSEAHNATADVEATTRCFLQLIKMEVFTLEQLQADANYIPAFNKQNPGTIERIGLNHVNLKSASDEIRKRLQKTEAPKVSKKTLEENKQELANVAFAHLHNHTQFSVLQSTINIPSLIKATAAHKMPAVAMTDHANMMGAFHFVAQILNHNKGVETRNKEAMEKGETPDEVIIKPIVGCEFFVCDDHLDKKRKDDGYQVVLLAKNKQGYHNLAKMSSIAYTKGFYYIPRIDKAVIEQYKEDIIVLSGNLYGEISSKLLNLGEKQAEEALLWWKSQFGKDFYIEVMRHSQEDEDIVNVSLVALAKKHDVKVIATNNTYYINKKDANAHDILLCVKDGEKQATPIGRGRGYRFGLPNQEYYFKTPEEMKNLFADLPEAIINIQEIVDKIEIYKLAREVLLPKFDISEEFLVKEDEEDGGKRGENKYLRHLTYEGAKKRYGIITDDIAERLDFELQTIEKTGYPGYFLIVQDFIAMARQLDVSVGPGRGSAAGSAVAYCLWITNIDPIKYDLLFERFLNPDRVSMPDIDIDFDDEGRGRVMDYVINKYGANQVAQIITYGTMAAKSSVKDTARVLDLPLYEAEKIAKLIPNMKLAKIFTLDEKSLKGALRADEYEKVLELKSLAGANDLGAKTLEQAQILEGSLRNTGIHACGVIITPSDITNFVPVATAKDSDLYVTQFDNSVVESAGLLKMDFLGLKTLTLIKDTVKLVKFRHKIDLDPDNFPIDDAKTYELFQRGETIGIFQYESNGMQKYMKELKPTVFGDLIAMNALYRPGPLEYIPSFVRRKNGEEEIKYDLDACEEYLKETYGITVYQEQVMLLSQKLAGFTKGEADVLRKAMGKKQKDVLDKMKPKFVAQAAEKGHDPTTLEKIWKDWEAFASYAFNKSHSTCYAWIAYQTAYLKAHYPAEYMAAVLSNNMSDIKQVAFFMEECKQMGVSVLGPDVNESGTKFSVNTSGQVRFGLSGIKGVGEKAVESIIIDRNENGQYKSVYDFAKRSNTRTVNKKAYESFVYSGAFDGFGYHRAQYFFVGINDKMNGIEKMIKFANDFQNNESSAQSSLFGGTASDMVYEPSLPVSPEWSLIDRLKYEKDAIGIFLSGHPLDNYKLELKEFCQHKVRHLSVVNKIRTGDSTEEVLAEFEGIKNKELVVGGLVVISAQRMTKTGKPFGTIVFEDYEDTCELALFGDDFIKFKQFLTDGYFLQIRGRVGERFRKEGDWEFKITSIHLLSELRDKLAKSVTIQVPIEKITDDFMLKINAILEENKASTDHQNCQLLFDVYDREQNVNVKLPSKSLKINPNNDFLEQLTALNVNPKLN, from the coding sequence ATGTATTTGATTTTTGATACCGAAACGACGGGATTGCCACGCAATTGGAATGCGCCGATTACCGATATGGATAATTGGCCCAGATGTATTCAAATCGCCTGGCAGTTACATGATGAGCTTGGAAATTTGATCGAACATCAGGATTATCTGGTAAAACCTGAAGGCTTCAATATTCCTTATGATGCAGAAAGAATCCACGGTATTTCGACGGAATTAGCCGAAGAACAGGGTATTTCTCTGGCAGAAGTATTAGAGAAATTTAATATTGCGCTGTCAAAATCTAAGTTTGTTGTCGGACAAAATATTGGCTTTGATGTCAATATTATGGGTTGTGAGTTTCACCGTTTAGGGATAGAAAGTCCAATGAGCACCATGCCAGTGCTCGACACCTGTACTGAAGTAACCGCAGAATTATTGAAGATTCCAGGTGGCCGTGGAGGTAAATTTAAACTGCCTACGCTTACAGAATTACACCAATACCTTTTTGGAACCCCATTTTCAGAAGCCCACAATGCTACGGCGGATGTGGAGGCAACCACGCGTTGTTTTTTGCAGTTGATCAAAATGGAGGTATTTACGCTGGAGCAATTACAGGCAGATGCCAACTATATCCCGGCCTTTAACAAGCAGAATCCAGGGACGATTGAAAGGATCGGTTTAAACCACGTAAACCTTAAGTCTGCTTCTGATGAAATTAGAAAACGGCTGCAGAAAACTGAAGCTCCTAAAGTATCTAAAAAGACGCTGGAAGAGAACAAGCAGGAACTGGCCAACGTAGCTTTTGCCCATCTACACAACCATACGCAATTTTCTGTACTGCAATCTACCATTAATATTCCTTCTCTAATCAAAGCCACAGCTGCACATAAAATGCCTGCAGTAGCGATGACCGATCATGCGAATATGATGGGTGCTTTCCATTTCGTGGCGCAGATCCTGAACCACAATAAAGGAGTGGAAACCAGGAATAAGGAAGCGATGGAAAAAGGAGAAACACCGGATGAGGTTATTATTAAACCCATTGTTGGTTGTGAGTTCTTTGTCTGCGATGACCATTTGGATAAGAAAAGAAAAGATGATGGATATCAGGTTGTATTACTGGCGAAGAACAAACAAGGGTATCATAACCTGGCAAAAATGTCTTCTATCGCGTATACGAAAGGATTCTATTATATCCCCCGGATTGATAAAGCCGTTATAGAGCAATATAAAGAGGACATCATCGTCTTGTCTGGTAACTTATATGGTGAGATTTCCAGCAAATTGCTAAACCTTGGTGAAAAACAAGCAGAAGAAGCATTGTTATGGTGGAAATCACAATTTGGTAAAGACTTCTACATCGAAGTGATGCGCCATAGCCAGGAGGATGAAGATATTGTCAATGTTTCATTAGTTGCGCTGGCTAAAAAACATGATGTGAAGGTGATCGCCACAAACAACACCTATTATATCAATAAAAAAGATGCCAATGCCCACGATATTTTATTGTGTGTAAAAGACGGAGAGAAACAAGCTACCCCAATTGGCCGTGGCCGTGGATACCGTTTTGGCTTACCAAACCAGGAGTATTATTTCAAAACTCCTGAAGAAATGAAAAATCTTTTCGCTGATTTACCAGAAGCGATTATCAACATACAAGAAATTGTAGATAAAATAGAAATCTATAAACTTGCCCGTGAAGTCCTTTTACCTAAGTTCGATATTTCTGAAGAATTCCTTGTAAAAGAGGATGAAGAAGATGGCGGTAAAAGAGGGGAAAACAAATATTTACGCCACCTGACTTATGAAGGAGCGAAAAAGCGTTACGGAATAATTACGGACGACATTGCCGAGCGTTTGGACTTCGAATTACAAACGATCGAGAAAACCGGATATCCGGGATACTTTTTGATCGTACAGGATTTCATTGCCATGGCCAGGCAGTTAGATGTTTCTGTAGGCCCAGGAAGGGGATCTGCGGCGGGATCCGCGGTGGCCTACTGTTTGTGGATCACCAATATTGACCCCATCAAATACGATTTACTATTTGAGCGTTTCCTGAATCCAGACCGTGTTTCTATGCCCGATATCGATATCGACTTTGATGATGAGGGCCGTGGAAGGGTAATGGACTACGTGATCAATAAATATGGAGCCAACCAGGTGGCACAGATCATTACCTATGGTACCATGGCGGCTAAATCATCCGTTAAGGACACGGCAAGGGTATTGGATCTGCCACTTTATGAGGCAGAAAAAATCGCCAAGCTGATTCCTAACATGAAACTGGCGAAAATATTTACACTGGATGAGAAGAGCCTGAAAGGCGCACTTCGGGCAGACGAATATGAAAAGGTGTTAGAGTTAAAATCTTTGGCAGGTGCCAACGATTTGGGTGCAAAAACACTGGAACAGGCACAAATCCTGGAAGGCTCACTAAGAAATACAGGAATCCATGCCTGCGGGGTGATCATTACACCAAGCGACATTACCAACTTTGTACCGGTAGCTACCGCTAAAGATTCAGACCTGTATGTTACCCAATTCGACAATTCCGTTGTAGAAAGTGCCGGTCTATTGAAAATGGACTTCCTTGGGTTAAAAACGTTGACCCTGATCAAAGACACTGTAAAACTGGTTAAATTCAGACATAAGATCGACCTCGATCCGGATAACTTCCCGATTGACGATGCGAAGACTTATGAGCTGTTCCAGCGTGGAGAAACCATCGGAATTTTCCAGTACGAGTCTAACGGGATGCAGAAGTACATGAAGGAATTGAAACCTACCGTTTTCGGGGATTTAATTGCGATGAATGCACTTTATCGCCCAGGACCACTGGAGTATATTCCATCTTTTGTACGCAGGAAAAATGGAGAAGAAGAGATCAAATATGACCTTGACGCTTGCGAAGAATATTTAAAAGAAACTTACGGAATTACCGTATACCAGGAGCAGGTGATGCTACTTTCCCAGAAACTTGCCGGATTTACCAAAGGTGAAGCCGACGTTTTACGTAAGGCGATGGGTAAGAAGCAAAAGGATGTACTGGATAAAATGAAACCTAAGTTCGTAGCTCAGGCTGCAGAAAAGGGACATGATCCTACTACATTAGAGAAAATCTGGAAAGATTGGGAAGCATTCGCTTCTTACGCCTTCAACAAATCTCACTCTACCTGTTATGCCTGGATTGCTTACCAAACCGCCTATTTAAAAGCGCATTACCCTGCAGAATATATGGCTGCGGTACTTTCCAATAATATGAGTGACATCAAGCAAGTGGCCTTCTTTATGGAAGAATGCAAACAGATGGGCGTTTCTGTATTGGGCCCTGATGTGAACGAGTCAGGCACTAAATTCTCCGTAAATACCAGCGGACAAGTACGATTTGGTCTTTCTGGAATTAAAGGTGTAGGAGAGAAAGCCGTAGAAAGTATCATCATTGACCGTAATGAAAATGGCCAATATAAGAGTGTTTATGATTTTGCCAAACGTTCCAATACCCGTACCGTCAATAAGAAAGCTTACGAAAGTTTTGTCTATAGCGGCGCTTTTGATGGCTTCGGCTACCATAGGGCGCAGTATTTCTTTGTTGGCATTAACGATAAAATGAATGGTATAGAGAAGATGATCAAGTTTGCGAATGATTTCCAGAACAACGAATCTTCTGCACAATCCTCTTTATTTGGTGGAACAGCTTCTGATATGGTGTATGAACCTAGTTTACCCGTATCTCCGGAATGGAGTCTGATCGACAGGTTGAAATATGAAAAAGATGCCATCGGTATCTTTTTAAGTGGTCACCCGCTCGATAACTATAAATTAGAGCTTAAAGAGTTTTGCCAGCATAAAGTCAGACATCTTTCTGTAGTCAATAAGATCAGAACCGGTGATTCTACCGAGGAAGTACTTGCAGAGTTTGAAGGCATCAAGAATAAGGAACTGGTAGTAGGTGGTTTAGTAGTGATTTCTGCGCAAAGAATGACGAAGACGGGGAAACCTTTTGGAACCATTGTGTTCGAAGACTATGAAGATACCTGTGAACTGGCCTTATTTGGTGATGATTTTATCAAGTTTAAACAATTCCTCACTGATGGTTATTTCTTACAGATCAGAGGTAGGGTAGGGGAACGCTTCAGAAAAGAAGGAGATTGGGAGTTCAAAATCACTTCTATCCATTTATTATCTGAGTTGCGTGATAAACTGGCAAAAAGTGTAACAATTCAAGTGCCTATTGAAAAGATTACTGATGATTTTATGCTGAAAATCAACGCAATACTGGAAGAAAATAAAGCCAGCACCGACCACCAGAATTGTCAGTTGCTGTTTGATGTTTATGATAGGGAACAGAACGTAAATGTAAAATTGCCTTCCAAATCATTGAAGATTAATCCTAATAATGACTTTTTGGAGCAGTTAACTGCTTTGAATGTAAATCCTAAGTTGAACTAA
- the mdh gene encoding malate dehydrogenase: MKITVVGAGAVGATCADNIARKELAEELVLLDIKEGFAEGKAIDMMQTATLLGFDTKIKGVTNDYSQTAGSAVAVITSGLPRKPGMTREELIGINAGIVKGVAENILKYSPEAIIIVISNPMDTMTYLALKSLGLPKNRIIGMGGTLDSARFKYYLSVALNCNSNDLQGFVIGGHGDTTMIPLTRYATYQSLPVTELLDKATLDKVAADTMVGGATLTGLLGTSAWYAPGAAGAALVESIVRDEKKLFTCCVALDGEYGQQDICLGVPVIVGRNGWEKVIDYKLNEEEQASFNKSADAVRAMNSVLHDMKLV, encoded by the coding sequence ATGAAAATAACGGTTGTAGGTGCCGGCGCTGTAGGCGCCACTTGTGCAGATAATATTGCCAGAAAAGAATTAGCAGAAGAGCTTGTTTTATTAGACATCAAAGAAGGTTTTGCAGAAGGCAAAGCAATTGATATGATGCAAACGGCCACTCTATTGGGCTTTGATACAAAGATTAAAGGGGTTACAAATGATTATAGTCAGACGGCAGGATCAGCAGTAGCAGTGATTACTTCAGGTTTACCACGTAAACCGGGAATGACCCGCGAAGAACTGATTGGAATCAATGCAGGCATCGTGAAAGGGGTAGCCGAAAACATCCTAAAATACTCCCCAGAGGCGATCATCATTGTGATCAGCAATCCGATGGACACCATGACCTACCTGGCCTTAAAATCACTGGGATTACCTAAAAATAGAATTATCGGTATGGGCGGAACTTTAGACAGCGCCCGTTTTAAATATTATTTAAGTGTAGCCTTAAACTGCAATTCAAATGACCTGCAAGGTTTTGTAATTGGAGGTCATGGCGACACCACTATGATCCCCTTAACACGTTATGCCACTTATCAAAGTTTACCGGTAACGGAATTGCTGGACAAAGCAACTTTAGACAAAGTAGCCGCAGATACTATGGTGGGTGGAGCTACGTTAACTGGTCTTTTAGGTACTTCTGCCTGGTATGCGCCAGGAGCGGCAGGTGCTGCTTTGGTAGAAAGCATTGTACGTGATGAAAAGAAATTGTTTACCTGCTGTGTAGCCCTTGATGGCGAATACGGTCAGCAGGACATCTGTCTAGGTGTTCCTGTAATTGTTGGCCGCAATGGCTGGGAAAAGGTAATTGACTACAAATTGAATGAGGAGGAACAAGCTTCCTTTAATAAAAGTGCAGATGCCGTTCGTGCCATGAACAGTGTTTTACATGACATGAAACTAGTATAA
- a CDS encoding aspartyl protease family protein, with product MRTIAVPLTLINLQDDGFHLLVEIVVFGKKCFAVLDTGASRSVFDMALIKNNISELAYSEETQATTLFATSSTIQATIPKIKMGRLIIHDYETVALDLESVNQAYDQMGHPMIAGIIGSDVLLKYQAVINYNKLKLFLYSE from the coding sequence ATGAGAACGATTGCTGTTCCCTTAACCTTAATAAATCTACAAGATGACGGTTTCCACCTTTTGGTGGAAATTGTTGTTTTTGGGAAAAAGTGTTTTGCTGTTCTAGACACAGGAGCCTCCCGTTCCGTCTTTGACATGGCCTTGATTAAGAACAACATTTCAGAACTTGCTTATAGTGAGGAAACCCAGGCCACTACCCTCTTTGCTACGTCCAGCACGATTCAAGCTACCATTCCTAAAATTAAAATGGGCAGGTTAATTATTCATGACTATGAAACTGTAGCCCTGGATCTGGAAAGTGTAAACCAGGCTTATGACCAGATGGGACATCCCATGATTGCCGGCATTATTGGCAGTGATGTGCTCCTGAAATATCAGGCAGTGATCAATTATAACAAGCTGAAGCTATTTTTATACAGCGAATAA
- the gyrB gene encoding DNA topoisomerase (ATP-hydrolyzing) subunit B: protein MSEEKDPKSNYSADNIQVLEGLEAVRKRPSMYIGDTGVKGLHHLVYEVVDNSIDEALAGHADTIYVNILKDNSIRVEDNGRGIPTGIMQKEQKSALEIVMTVLHAGGKFDKDTYKVSGGLHGVGVSCVNALSTHLKAEVHRDGQIWEQEYEKGKPQYDVKIVGVTDKRGTVITFSPDPEIFTQTLEYRYDTLASRLRELSFLNKGIKLTLTDERELDEEGNPITELFHSQGGLKEFVQFLDGGRPSLIAEPIYVEGIKNGIPVELALQYNDSYAENVHSYVNNINTHEGGTHIAGFRRGLTRTLKAYADKSGLLKNVKFEITGDDFREGLTAVVSVKVQEPQFEGQTKTKLGNSEVMGAVDIAVGEALNNYLEENPREAKLIVNKVILAATARAAARKAREMVQRKSVMGGSGLPGKLADCSDSDPEKCEIYLVEGDSAGGTAKQGRDRNFQAILPLKGKILNVEKAMEHKIYENDEIKNMFTALGVSIGTPEDDKALNLTKLRYHKVVIMTDADIDGSHITTLILTFFFRYMKALIEAGYVYIAAPPLYQVKKGKEHEYCWNDQQRDQAVQRLKGAGKEESVHIQRYKGLGEMNAEQLWDTTLNPATRTLLQATIENAAECDHTFSMLMGDEVGPRRDFIERNAKYAKIDA from the coding sequence TTAGTTTACGAGGTAGTAGATAACTCTATTGATGAGGCGTTAGCAGGTCATGCTGACACGATATATGTAAATATTCTTAAAGACAACTCGATCAGAGTTGAAGATAACGGTCGTGGTATTCCTACTGGAATTATGCAGAAAGAGCAAAAATCAGCTCTGGAGATCGTAATGACGGTATTACATGCCGGGGGTAAATTTGATAAGGATACTTATAAAGTTTCCGGTGGTCTGCATGGTGTGGGGGTAAGTTGCGTGAACGCATTATCAACACATTTAAAAGCAGAAGTTCACCGTGACGGACAAATCTGGGAACAGGAATATGAAAAAGGTAAGCCACAATACGATGTGAAAATCGTAGGGGTAACCGATAAAAGAGGAACAGTAATTACGTTTTCTCCGGATCCTGAGATCTTTACCCAAACTTTAGAGTACCGTTATGATACTTTAGCCAGCAGATTAAGAGAACTGTCTTTCCTGAATAAAGGAATTAAACTGACACTTACTGATGAGCGTGAATTAGACGAAGAAGGAAATCCGATTACGGAACTTTTCCACTCTCAGGGCGGTTTGAAAGAATTTGTTCAGTTTTTAGATGGAGGTCGCCCTTCGCTGATTGCAGAGCCGATTTATGTAGAAGGTATCAAAAATGGTATTCCAGTAGAACTGGCTTTACAATATAATGATAGTTATGCAGAAAATGTACACTCTTATGTGAACAATATCAATACACATGAAGGTGGTACACACATTGCAGGTTTCAGAAGAGGTTTAACCAGAACTTTAAAAGCGTATGCTGATAAATCTGGCTTGCTTAAAAATGTGAAATTTGAGATTACCGGTGATGACTTTAGAGAAGGATTGACTGCAGTAGTTTCTGTAAAAGTACAGGAACCACAGTTTGAAGGTCAGACGAAAACAAAGTTAGGTAACTCGGAGGTAATGGGTGCGGTGGATATCGCCGTTGGTGAGGCACTGAACAATTACCTGGAAGAAAATCCTAGAGAAGCAAAGCTGATCGTTAATAAAGTAATTCTTGCTGCTACAGCACGTGCAGCAGCACGTAAAGCACGTGAGATGGTGCAGCGTAAGAGTGTAATGGGTGGTTCAGGTTTACCTGGTAAGCTTGCCGATTGCTCTGATAGTGATCCGGAAAAATGTGAGATTTACTTGGTCGAGGGAGATTCCGCGGGTGGAACTGCCAAACAAGGTAGAGACCGTAATTTCCAGGCTATTCTTCCACTGAAAGGTAAAATCCTGAACGTTGAGAAAGCAATGGAGCACAAGATCTATGAAAACGACGAGATCAAGAATATGTTTACCGCTTTAGGGGTAAGTATCGGAACTCCGGAAGATGATAAAGCGCTGAACTTAACCAAACTTCGTTACCATAAGGTAGTGATCATGACGGATGCAGACATCGATGGATCACACATTACTACCTTGATCCTTACTTTCTTCTTCAGATACATGAAAGCATTGATTGAAGCTGGTTATGTGTACATCGCAGCGCCACCATTGTACCAGGTTAAAAAAGGAAAAGAGCATGAATATTGCTGGAATGATCAACAACGCGATCAGGCAGTACAGCGCTTAAAAGGTGCAGGTAAAGAAGAGAGTGTACACATCCAACGCTATAAAGGTCTTGGAGAGATGAACGCAGAGCAATTATGGGATACTACCTTAAACCCTGCAACACGTACTTTATTACAGGCAACGATTGAAAATGCTGCTGAATGTGACCATACCTTCTCCATGTTAATGGGTGATGAAGTTGGTCCAAGAAGAGATTTCATCGAGAGAAATGCTAAATATGCTAAGATTGATGCCTAA